One genomic window of Punica granatum isolate Tunisia-2019 chromosome 1, ASM765513v2, whole genome shotgun sequence includes the following:
- the LOC116196697 gene encoding thionin-like protein 2: MERRGSSVKPSSLAMVCVVLGLLMGAHQSMASFPSCYKSCFVLCVIKPGETAFKCAFQCLKDCLVHSASPSPASALSVDTDYFCKLGCSTSLCTNLSTKTNPGEKEVGGCVESCSGMCSNH, encoded by the exons ATGGAGAGGAGAGGATCATCAGTGAAGCCATCATCACTTGCTATGGTGTGTGTGGTGTTGGGCCTGTTAATGGGGGCTCACCAGTCCATGGCCAGTTTCCCGAGTTGCTACAAGTCCTGCTTCGTCCTCTGTGTCATCAAGCCTGGGGAGACCGCCTTCAAGTGCGCTTTCCAGTGCCTGAAGGATTGTCTTGTCCATTCGGCTTCCCCCTCGCCGGCCAGTGCCCTCAGCGTTGACACCGATTACTTCTGCAAGCTCGGGTGCTCCACATCCCTGTGCACTAACCTCAGCACCAAAACCAATCCCG GTGAAAAGGAAGTGGGTGGCTGTGTGGAGTCTTGCTCAGGGATGTGCTCCAACCACTGA
- the LOC116203922 gene encoding LOW QUALITY PROTEIN: calcineurin-binding protein 1-like (The sequence of the model RefSeq protein was modified relative to this genomic sequence to represent the inferred CDS: deleted 1 base in 1 codon; substituted 1 base at 1 genomic stop codon), with protein MFSIAAINDTDSRRQWEPLAPAKEAQEFHLSQTYHEGLVKLHAKEYEKARELLESVLRDPLISSAQVDNSASDNHLLQLRFLALKNLANTFLQQGSAHHENALPCYLQAVEIDGKDSVVWNQLGTLSCSMGLLSISRWAFEQGLLCSPSNWNCMEKLLEVLIAIGDEVACFSVAKMILRHWPSHSRALHVKNVIEESEIVPFAPRGIDRLEPKHVRLKFPDKRKATDEFAEDDAPLKRAKTKVELLLPETSWCALAGSLLSILAPMSNCASDMTEKDLRSGDIQLDIKLPSSSENPILALEDGGLSVYRVSEDLSQGDFSAERETAFKDKLVASSEEQPQERRSTRLERLRSRKPGKEESDYATTKDQAAVIKFLEPFIASAFGGDRESDEAARDCSKCHGQTNSSEAECSLIAKFVRESSGNLGAHHVSHLLLQEAARRRLTYRDGYIRFLDLDKLTRDWGQERTPECSLFLAELYYDFGLTSSDASKLSDFLSESSYHLCKVIESVALEHHLSTSCAVNFESSSSLSNPEMINSFVNSESPFWVRFFWLSGRLSVMDNNKAKAHKEFSISLSILSKKNDEYDSFLVPMPHCKTIKELTLERVLYEINMLKVDFLMEKDSVEMMGKEMYMDCISLLAPLLFCTKDVYPDVSLLPITAGRKSEKIASVELLALDLLIKAGEKTDPEDLELCLNCHQRKLQILIGAAGTGEFPVSQKLXLRGSSDKQWICLVAEEVKAISQCVSKVKNHIDQSGDLKGNIIPPKSIRDMQSLLLAAMCKIVSMLSNKKSAGSLPVDLNEQKQRSCFVSAAIAFCKLQHLDPSITIKTQVDLIVAMHDLLAEYGLCCAGEGVGEDEEGTYLKFAIKHLLALDMKLKSSVPSSNEDATQSNQQPSEDGHLESNSRTTDLEMVPAEAHAAENVVPGEDDSSSKIEEKDHMDVGCQKRVGGGHDRKDGVDNKSVECGGEMSEDEREELELQIDNALDQCFFCLYGLNLRSDSTYEDEIANHRNTSRGDYQTKEQCADVFQYILPYARGSSRTGLVKLRRVLRAIRKHFPQPPEDVLADSVIDKFLDDADLSEDKLSEEAGSDGFLHTMTKILFSTKGSIKQYKKSLVASSGPYMDVYCNLFFYMAQSEEMSATDKWTGFVLAKEGEEFVQQNANLFKYDLLYNPLRFESWQRLANIYDEEVDLLLNDGSKHINVAGWRKNASLPMRVETSRRRSRRCLIMSLALAKTPDQQSEIHELLALVYYDSLQNVVPFYDQRSNLPIKDAVWMRFCENSLKQFQKAFAKKEDWSHAFYMGKLSEKLEYSHEMSLSYYNKAISLNPSAVDSVYRMHASRLKLLCKYGKEDLKVLKVVSGYCFSQTVKAAVAEILCKISCEVSPASMDLKEMIAQKNLEGRCEKSKQLEEVWEMLYTDCLSALETCVEGDLKHFHKARYMLAQGFYKRAQKGDLERAKDELSFCFKSSRSSFTINMWEIDGMVKKGRRKTPGVAANKKVLEVHLPESSRKFITCIRKYLLFYLKLLEAKDIHTLDKALISIRADKRFSLCIEDLVPIALGRYIKALVASMLQPRSGAGTNSEHILEKLFALFMDQGYLFADVCSLPDMKCSGISESSLYGCLHQHICNLERNGKLETIEAINEKVRKRFKNPKLSNSSCAKVCRHASVSWCRSLIISLALITPLQSEQSVEAQNHNASENASENAQRLLYVDLQTDEFWNSSFEDSTQLKQVETKWIPVLNKIKNTAIWKASDQNLDSANTLLRCAYNFFRESSCVTLPTWVKLYLAPKGVALEPQLKTAIDGGVEVLDVSLPRKLLLWAYTLVHGHWAHISAVLKYCEENIKVKLKSLTIVSIILHVKLSVIFIRLVEHGCLPGLKQCPFLLVVLKWLLIFAKLSILSIRWVLHWNTFWF; from the exons ATG TTCTCTATTGCAGCTATCAATGACACAGACTCCAGACGCCAGTGGGAGCCCTTGGCTCCCGCTAAGGAAGCTCag GAATTTCATCTTTCACAAACTTACCATGAAGGACTTGTCAAGTTACATGCTAAAGAATATGAAAAAGCCCGTGAACTATTGGAATCAGTCCTAAGAGATCCCTTGATTTCTAGCGCGCAG GTGGATAATAGTGCAAGTGACAATCATCTTTTGCAACTCAG ATTTTTGGCTCTGAAGAACCTCGCAAACACCTTCCTGCAGCAAGGTTCTGCACATCATGAGAATGCCTTACCGTGCTATCTTCAAGCCGTAGAAATCGATGGCAAAGATTCTGTTGTTTGGAATCAGTTGGGAACATTATCATGCTCAATGGGCTTACTCAGCATCTCTCGCTGGGCTTTTGAACAAGGGCTGTTGTGCAGCCCTAGCAATT GGAATTGTATGGAGAAGCTATTGGAGGTTCTCATTGCTATAGGCGATGAAGTTGCATGTTTCTCTGTGGCAAAAATGATTCTGAGGCATTGGCCATCACATTCTCGTGCTTTGCATGTCAAAAATGTGATTGAAGAGTCAGAGATTGTCCCTTTTGCTCCTAGAGGGATAGATAGGCTGGAACCGAAACATGTTCGGCTTAAATTTCCTGACAAGAGAAAAGCTACTGATGAGTTTGCCGAGGATGATGCTCCTCTCAAGAGAGCGAAAACGAAGGTAGAGCTGCTTCTTCCAGAGACCTCTTGGTGTGCTCTTGCAGGGAGTCTTCTGAGCATTTTAGCCCCTATGAGTAATTGTGCTTCTGACATGACCGAAAAGGACTTGAGATCTGGAGATATCCAATTAGATATCAAACTGCCCTCTTCTTCCGAAAACCCTATCTTGGCTTTAGAAGATGGGGGGCTTAGTGTATATCGTGTTAGTGAAGATTTGTCTCAAGGCGAT TTTAGTGCTGAAAGAGAAACTGCTTTTAAGGACAAATTAGTGGCCTCTTCAGAGGAACAGCCACAGGAAAGGCGAAGCACCCGCCTTGAGAGGCTGAGGAGTCGTAAACCAGGGAAGGAAGAGTCGGATTACGCTACCACCAAAGATCAAGCAGCTGTGATCAAATTTCTGGAGCCTTTTATTGCCAGTGCATTTGGAGGAGACAGAGAGTCTGATGAAGCTGCTAGAGATTGTTCTAAATGTCATGGACAAACTAATTCATCTGAGGCAGAATGCAGCCTGATTGCAAAATTTGTGAGGGAAAGTTCAGGAAATCTTGGTGCTCACCATGTTTCTCATTTACTCTTGCAAGAGGCTGCAAGGAGGAGACTCACATACCGAGATGGATATATCAGATTCTTGGACTTAGACAAGTTGACTAGGGACTGGGGGCAGGAGAGGACCCCTGAATGTAGTCTTTTTCTGGCTGAGCTGTATTATGACTTTGGGTTGACTTCTTCTGATGCTTCTAAGCTGTCTGATTTTTTATCCGAATCATCTTATCATTTGTGCAAAGTAATTGAATCAGTTGCTCTCGAACATCACCTCAGCACTTCTTGTGCTGTGAATTTTGAGAGTTCCTCTTCCCTAAGTAACCCAGAGATGATCAACTCGTTTGTAAACAGTGAGAGCCCCTTCTGGGTTAGGTTTTTCTGGTTAAGCGGACGGCTCTCAGTCATGGACAATAACAAGGCTAAAGCTCACAAGGAATTCTCTATTTCCTTGTCTATCTTGTCCAAGAAGAATGATGAATATGATTCCTTTTTGGTCCCTATGCCTCATTGCAAAACTATCAAAGAGTTAACCCTTGAGAGGGTTTTGTACGAAATTAACATGCTGAAGGTTGATTTTCTGATGGAGAAAGATTCTGTTGAAATGATGGGGAAAGAGATGTACATGGACTGTATCAGCTTGCTCGCTCCCCTTCTTTTCTGTACAAAGGATGTTTACCCAGATGTTTCATTATTACCTATAACTGCAGGTAGAAAATCTGAAAAGATTGCATCTGTTGagctattggcattagacttGCTAATCAAAGCTGGTGAAAAGACAGATCCAGAGGATCTTGAGCTCTGTTTGAATTGTCATCAAAGAAAGCTGCAGATACTGATCGGTGCTGCTGGAACAGGTGAATTTCCTGTTTCACAGAAACTCT AATTAAGAGGGAGCTCAGACAAGCAGTGGATCTGCCTGGTTGCTGAAGAAGTAAAGGCAATCTCTCAATGTGTCTCAAAAGTCAAGAACCATATTGATCAATCTGGAGATCTT AAGGGGAATATCATCCCCCCAAAAAGCATTCGTGACATGCAGTCTTTGCTGCTAGCAGCTATGTGCAAAATAGTGAGCATGCTTTCCAATAAGAAGTCTGCTGGGTCTCTACCTGTCGATCTTAATGAACAAAAGCAAAGAAGTTGCTTTGTTAGTGCGGCCATTGCTTTCTGCAAACTTCAGCACCTCGACCCCTCTATAACCATTAAAACTCAA GTTGATTTGATAGTGGCAATGCATGATTTGCTCGCTGAATATGGGCTCTGCTGTGCGGGAGAAGGCGTTGGTGAAGACGAGGAGGGTACATATCTTAAATTTGCGATAAAACATCTCCTGGCTTTGGACATGAAGCTTAAATCTAGCGTTCCATCTTCAAATGAAGATGCAACTCAGTCAAATCAGCAGCCTTCTGAAGATGGTCATTTGGAATCAAATTCACGAACAACAGATCTAGAGATGGTTCCTGCAGAAGCCCATGCTGCAGAAAATGTTGTTCCCGGAGAAGATGATTCATCTTCTAAAATCGAGGAGAAGGATCATATGGATGTTGGATGTCAAAAGAGGGTTGGTGGTGGGCATGACAGAAAGGATGGAGTTGATAATAAGTCAGTGGAATGTGGGGGTGAAATGTCTGAAGATGAAAGGGAGGAACTTGAGTTACAGATTGATAATGCATTGGACCAGTGTTTTTTCTGCTTGTACGGCCTAAACCTGAGATCTGATTCAACCTATGAGGACGAGATAGCCAATCACAGGAATACCAGTCGTGGAGATTATCAGACAAAAGAACAATGTGCGGATGTTTTCCAGTATATTCTCCCCTATGCAAGGGGCTCATCT AGAACTGGCCTCGTGAAACTCCGCCGAGTTCTAAGAGCAATCCGCAAACATTTTCCTCAACCACCAGAAGACGTTTTAGCTGATAGTGTCATAGATAAATTCTTGGATGATGCTGATTTAAGTGAAGATAAACTCTCAGAGGAAGCCGGGTCTGATGGGTTTCTTCATACCATGACAAAGATTTTATTCTCTACCAAAGGAAGCATCAAGCAATACAAGAAGTCATTAGTTGCGAG CTCTGGGCCATATATGGATGTTTATTGCAACTTGTTCTTTTACATGGCACAGTCTGAGGAAATGAGTGCCACGGATAAATGGACAGGCTTTGTTCTTGCTAAGGAAGGGGAAGAGTTTGTGCAACAAAATGCGAACCTCTTTAAGTATGACTTGTTGTACAATCCTTTACGATTTGAGAGTTGGCAACGACTTGCAAATATTTATGATGAG GAGGTAGACTTATTACTAAATGATGGCAGTAAGCACATAAATGTTGCGGGGTGGAGGAAAAATGCTTCATTACCGATGAGAGTAGAGACGAGTCGAAGAAGAAGCCGGCGGTGTCTAATAATGAGTTTGGCTTTGGCTAAGACACCAGATCAGCAG AGCGAAATTCATGAGTTGCTGGCGCTAGTGTACTATGACAGCCTTCAGAATGTGGTACCATTTTATGATCAGCGATCAAATCTTCCAATAAAAGATGCAGTGTGGATGAGATTTTGCGAGAACTCTCTTAAACAATTCCAGAAAGCTTTTGCAAAGAA AGAAGACTGGTCACATGCATTTTACATGGGAAAGCTCTCTGAAAAGCTGGAATACTCGCACGAAATGTCCTTATCTTACTATAATAAGGCCATTTCTTTGAATCCATCAGCAGTGGATTCAGTCTATAGGATGCACGCTTCGCGCTTAAAGTTACTCTGTAAATATGGAAAAGAAGATCTGAAGGTCTTAAAG GTTGTTTCTGGTTACTGCTTTAGTCAAACAGTGAAAGCTGCTGTTGCTGAGATTCTTTGTAAAATCAGTTGTGAAGTTTCGCCCGCATCAATGGATTTAAAAGAGATGATTGCTCAGAAGAATTTGGAGGGGAGATGTGAGAAATCCAAACAGCTGGAAGAGGTGTGGGAAATGCTTTATACTGACTGCTTATCTGCCCTTGAAACTTGTGTCGAGGGTGATCTAAAGCACTTCCACAAGGCAAGATATATGCTTGCTCAAGGTTTCTATAAAAGGGCTCAGAAGGGTGATTTGGAGAGAGCAAAAGATGAGCTCTCCTTCTGTTTCAAATCATCTCGGTCTTCCTTTACAATAAACATGTGGGAGATTGATGGAATGGTTAAGAAAGGAAG ACGCAAGACACCTGGTGTGGCTGCAAATAAGAAAGTCCTCGAAGTTCATTTGCCGGAAAGCTCTCGGAAGTTCATTACTTGTATCAGgaaatatttattgttttacCTGAAACTATTGGAGGCTAAAGATATCCATACGCTTGACAAGGCCCTTATATCTATAAGAGCAGATAAAAGA ttctCTTTATGCATTGAGGATCTTGTTCCAATTGCACTTGGAAGATACATTAAAGCCTTAGTGGCATCAATGCTCCAACCCAGAAGTGGTGCTGGAACCAATTCAGAGCACATACTGGAGAAGCTGTTTGCTCTGTTTATGGATCAAGGATATTTGTTTGCTGATGTTTGCAGCCTACCGGACATGAAGTGCAGCGGGATTTCAGAAAGCAGCCTATATGG GTGTCTCCACCAGCACATTTGTAATCTAGAGAGAAATGGAAAGCTTGAAACTATTGAAGCAATCAACGAGAAAGTCCGGAAGCGTTTCAAAAACCCGAAGCTATCGAACAGTAGCTGTGCCAAAGTCTGCAGGCATGCTTCTGTGTCATGGTGCCGGTCCCTTATTATTTCCTTGGCATTGATCACACCATTACAATCTGAGCAATCAGTTGAAGCACAAAACCACAATGCATCAGAAAATGCATCAGAAAATGCCCAGAGGCTCCTGTATGTCGATCTTCAAACAGATGAGTTCTGGAATTCTTCATTCGAGGACTCAACCCAGCTGAAGCAAGTGGAGACAAAGTGGATTCCTGTATTAAACAAGATCAAGAATACAGCAATCTGGAAAGCTTCAGATCAGAATTTAGATTCTGCAAACACTCTTCTGAGATGTGCTTACAACTTTTTTAGGGAAAGCTCGTGTGTAACTCTCCCAACATGGGTTAAGCTTTACTTGGCTCCAAAGGGGGTAGCTCTGGAACCGCAACTTAAAACGGCAATAGACGGAGGAGTTGAGGTCCTTGATGTTAGCCTTCCAAGAAAGCTTCTGTTATGGGCCTACACACTGGTCCATGGGCATTGGGCCCACATTTCAGCTGTCTTAAAGTACTGTGAAGAGAACATCAAGGTAAAGCTGAAATCCCTCACCATTGTTTCTATAATTTTGCATGTGAAACTATCAGTGATCTTTATCAGACTCGTAGAGCACGGTTGTTTGCCAGGTCTAAAACAATGCCCCTTTCTTTTAGTTGTCCTAAAATGGCTCCTGATTTTTGCCAAACTGTCAATTTTGTCCATTCGCTGGGTATTACACTGGAATACTTTCTGGTTTTAA
- the LOC116201935 gene encoding thionin-like protein 2, producing the protein MERRGSSVKPSSLAMVCVVLGLLMGAHQSMASFTTCYESCFVLCVIKPWKTAFKCSFKCLKDCLVHLAPPSPASALSVDTDYFCKLGCSTSLCTNLSTKTNPGEKEVGGCVESCSGMCSNH; encoded by the exons ATGGAGAGGAGAGGATCATCAGTGAAGCCATCATCACTTGCTATGGTGTGTGTGGTGTTGGGCCTGTTAATGGGGGCTCACCAGTCCATGGCCAGTTTCACGACTTGCTACGAGTCCTGCTTCGTCCTCTGTGTCATCAAGCCTTGGAAGACCGCCTTCAAGTGCTCTTTCAAGTGCCTGAAGGATTGTCTTGTCCATTTGGCTCCCCCCTCGCCGGCCAGTGCCCTCAGCGTTGACACCGATTACTTCTGCAAGCTCGGGTGCTCCACATCCCTGTGCACTAACCTCAGCACCAAAACCAATCCCG GTGAAAAGGAAGTGGGTGGCTGTGTGGAGTCTTGCTCAGGGATGTGCTCCAACCACTGA